A DNA window from Paenibacillus sp. HWE-109 contains the following coding sequences:
- a CDS encoding sensor histidine kinase — MRINAKALFITFIIVILLLVTNNTSYYWFTKSLLTQALSERMESTAVQIRTSIEQSEVGSFFVEDLIGENLRSVSLYVNDQLDPDIAKVTNEQLVELAKRAGVDGITLMKRSGDDIVVGKSSEPKELKLMSTKSFGYWFTAFNQLLDNKQVTIQEGQKLPNFWSGIYEVPASGSSDVSKFGYFHDGTTNYLTCVFVNADKIKRFKENVGADTIVKKTLSANPDILEIAGLNGVTFGTQPIEYKDNNGIPFISVYDRPLLFGTYEIMNEEDVAYYRKAIETNKPISVVEKWQGKPVLKTFVFVPVKKKMTEVQSEIPYVIAIVSDYQSIQDTLNNQLVRLLLVIVLFTVFSCVFLYVVFRIITKSRETAVKSTQELYIQNVDLMFATIRSQRHDFLNHVQTMYALLANGKKEDQMKYMKELIEEINEVNDIIRIGHPAIAALIQAKIALAMRTKINFSYEFTGLEGLALGVKSVDIVKIMGNLIDNAFDEVNKFPLGERDVMVSGWSESSQLRILVSNPVQPDFQLDDYNQMFSIGYSTKGQGEHQGLGLSVVKERIEYYKGTIEVSVADGCICFQISIPMQRS, encoded by the coding sequence ATGAGAATCAACGCTAAAGCCCTTTTTATCACATTTATTATTGTTATTTTGCTGCTGGTTACGAACAATACTTCCTATTATTGGTTTACGAAATCGCTGCTCACACAAGCTTTATCTGAACGTATGGAATCTACGGCAGTTCAAATTCGCACCTCGATTGAGCAATCAGAGGTTGGTTCTTTCTTTGTGGAAGATTTGATCGGAGAAAATCTTCGTTCAGTTTCCCTTTATGTCAATGATCAGTTGGACCCCGATATCGCCAAGGTGACCAACGAACAATTAGTTGAACTGGCGAAGCGGGCAGGTGTTGATGGCATCACATTAATGAAACGCAGCGGTGATGACATCGTGGTCGGCAAATCTTCCGAGCCCAAGGAACTTAAACTAATGAGCACCAAATCGTTCGGGTATTGGTTCACGGCTTTTAATCAATTGCTAGACAATAAGCAAGTGACGATACAGGAAGGGCAAAAGCTGCCCAATTTCTGGTCAGGCATCTATGAGGTTCCAGCCTCTGGCTCAAGTGATGTCAGCAAATTCGGTTATTTTCATGATGGGACTACGAATTATTTGACCTGTGTATTTGTGAACGCAGATAAAATCAAGCGATTCAAAGAAAATGTTGGCGCAGATACGATTGTCAAAAAAACGTTATCAGCCAACCCGGATATTTTGGAGATAGCGGGTTTGAATGGCGTTACCTTTGGTACACAGCCAATTGAATATAAAGATAATAACGGCATTCCTTTCATATCTGTCTATGACCGCCCTCTCTTATTCGGCACTTACGAGATTATGAATGAAGAGGATGTAGCGTATTACAGGAAAGCGATTGAGACGAACAAACCCATTAGTGTAGTAGAGAAATGGCAGGGGAAACCTGTCCTCAAAACCTTCGTCTTTGTACCTGTCAAGAAAAAAATGACCGAAGTTCAAAGCGAAATTCCCTATGTCATTGCCATTGTTTCGGATTATCAATCGATTCAGGATACGCTGAATAATCAGCTTGTTCGCCTGCTCCTCGTCATCGTGTTGTTTACGGTATTCAGCTGCGTATTTTTGTATGTTGTGTTTCGTATTATTACCAAAAGCCGTGAAACGGCTGTGAAATCCACCCAAGAGCTGTATATCCAGAACGTCGATCTTATGTTTGCGACGATTCGCAGCCAGCGGCATGATTTCCTCAATCATGTACAAACCATGTATGCCCTGCTTGCAAATGGTAAAAAAGAAGACCAAATGAAATATATGAAAGAGTTAATTGAAGAAATTAACGAGGTCAATGACATTATACGAATTGGTCATCCTGCGATTGCCGCATTAATTCAAGCGAAGATTGCACTAGCGATGCGGACTAAAATTAATTTCAGTTACGAATTTACAGGCCTGGAAGGTTTAGCTTTAGGTGTGAAATCCGTTGACATTGTGAAAATTATGGGGAATTTAATCGATAATGCCTTTGATGAAGTCAATAAATTTCCCCTTGGGGAACGCGATGTGATGGTGAGTGGATGGTCGGAGTCGAGTCAATTGAGGATATTGGTATCCAATCCGGTACAGCCTGACTTCCAACTTGATGATTATAATCAAATGTTCTCCATTGGTTACAGCACCAAAGGCCAGGGAGAGCATCAAGGGCTTGGTTTATCTGTGGTGAAGGAACGCATTGAGTACTATAAAGGTACGATTGAAGTGTCTGTCGCAGATGGGTGTATCTGTTTTCAAATTTCTATTCCTATGCAGCGAAGCTAA
- the greA gene encoding transcription elongation factor GreA — MSNDEIILTPDGLRSLELELEDLKTVKRKELAARIKMAISYGDLKENSEYHSAKNDQSFMETRILTIERMLKKARVVTNTDSSKVQVGSTVILNDVEFAEKIEYKIVGTSEADVNENKISYESPLGISLMNKKVGDTISVNAPMGVITYELLEIKL; from the coding sequence ATGTCCAATGACGAGATCATTTTAACCCCAGACGGGTTACGTAGTTTAGAACTGGAGCTTGAAGATTTGAAAACCGTTAAACGCAAAGAATTGGCTGCCCGGATCAAAATGGCGATCAGCTACGGAGATTTGAAGGAAAACAGCGAGTATCATTCCGCCAAAAATGATCAATCGTTTATGGAAACCAGAATTCTGACCATTGAAAGAATGTTGAAAAAAGCTCGCGTCGTGACGAACACCGATTCGTCCAAAGTTCAAGTCGGCTCCACCGTTATCTTGAATGATGTCGAATTTGCTGAGAAAATCGAGTACAAGATTGTAGGCACATCGGAAGCCGATGTCAATGAAAACAAAATTTCTTACGAGAGTCCACTCGGGATCTCCTTAATGAATAAAAAAGTTGGCGACACGATTTCAGTTAATGCGCCGATGGGCGTCATCACGTACGAACTGTTGGAAATTAAACTTTAA
- a CDS encoding late competence development ComFB family protein, which yields MAVFNAMETIVINMYDEFTKSYELKCDCTKCKEDILALVLNKIPPRYTSSEKGQLFIKGMYINSQLQSDVMRELMEAATIVADQHHHVEE from the coding sequence ATGGCAGTCTTCAATGCGATGGAAACAATAGTGATTAATATGTATGATGAGTTTACGAAAAGTTATGAACTTAAATGCGATTGTACGAAATGTAAAGAAGATATCCTTGCCTTGGTTTTAAATAAAATACCACCCCGCTACACCTCCAGTGAAAAAGGGCAGTTGTTCATAAAAGGGATGTATATTAACTCCCAATTGCAATCTGATGTGATGCGAGAATTGATGGAAGCAGCAACGATTGTCGCCGATCAACACCATCATGTAGAAGAGTAG
- a CDS encoding Cof-type HAD-IIB family hydrolase, with protein sequence MYKIVFFDIDGTLVNEEKQVPASTVQAIHQLKEQGIEPVIATGRAPYFIKPLAEQLGIDSYVCLNGGYAVYRGEPLYKRIIAKSSIEALVELAAKHKHSLVFEGEHSFFTDTEDHPFVIGSVSSLKVDLPGFDPHFWKTNDIYQIFLHCEDGDEQLYEELHKEFKLIRWHQHAIDVLPAGGSKAQGIAALLELVGLKPEEAVAFGDGLNDMEMLSYVGFGIAMGNSHKDLLPYADHVTTHVDEEGIRNGLVTAGLL encoded by the coding sequence GTGTATAAAATTGTCTTTTTTGATATCGATGGAACCTTAGTCAATGAAGAAAAACAAGTCCCAGCTAGTACTGTACAAGCCATACATCAGCTCAAAGAGCAAGGGATTGAGCCCGTCATTGCTACGGGGAGAGCGCCGTATTTTATTAAACCGCTAGCTGAACAGCTCGGCATTGATTCCTATGTTTGCTTGAATGGCGGCTATGCCGTATATCGCGGAGAACCGCTCTATAAACGAATTATCGCCAAAAGCAGCATTGAAGCTTTGGTTGAGCTAGCTGCCAAACATAAGCATTCCCTAGTCTTTGAAGGTGAGCATTCCTTCTTCACAGATACCGAGGATCATCCCTTTGTTATTGGATCTGTGTCCTCGTTGAAGGTTGATTTGCCTGGCTTCGACCCTCACTTTTGGAAAACGAATGATATTTATCAAATTTTTCTGCATTGTGAAGACGGAGACGAACAATTGTATGAGGAATTGCATAAGGAATTTAAGCTTATTCGCTGGCATCAACATGCGATTGATGTGCTGCCTGCAGGCGGTTCCAAGGCACAAGGCATTGCCGCGCTGCTGGAGCTTGTTGGTTTGAAACCGGAAGAAGCCGTTGCGTTCGGCGATGGATTGAATGATATGGAAATGCTGTCCTATGTCGGATTCGGCATTGCGATGGGCAATTCCCATAAAGATTTGCTGCCTTATGCGGACCATGTCACCACACATGTGGATGAAGAGGGGATTCGCAACGGGCTGGTTACCGCCGGACTGCTATAA
- a CDS encoding metal-dependent hydrolase, giving the protein MLQKTHSIAGFISAEIVLISQDISFFSWDAAGVLLLGCLAGTLADVDKPGSTMAKVLFPLSALLRLLKIKHRTLTHSLLFMLLLGMIAMPLPPLFFWAFLISYASHPLIDLLNERGVELFWPISFKIRILPKFIAIDTGSASETVFRWLLLIVSLLVPLLHLFPQLLHVGQYLS; this is encoded by the coding sequence ATGTTACAAAAAACACACAGTATTGCCGGATTTATTTCCGCGGAAATCGTTCTTATTAGCCAGGATATCTCTTTTTTCTCCTGGGATGCTGCCGGCGTTCTGCTGCTTGGCTGTTTAGCGGGCACACTAGCGGATGTCGATAAACCGGGATCCACAATGGCCAAAGTGCTTTTCCCCTTGTCAGCCCTGCTTCGACTACTCAAGATCAAACATCGTACGCTTACGCACTCTCTCCTGTTCATGCTATTGTTAGGGATGATCGCGATGCCTTTGCCGCCTTTATTTTTCTGGGCATTTCTCATCAGTTATGCTTCTCATCCACTGATCGATTTATTGAATGAACGTGGCGTTGAACTCTTCTGGCCGATTTCGTTCAAAATTCGGATACTGCCCAAGTTTATCGCGATTGACACAGGCTCCGCCAGTGAGACCGTTTTTCGTTGGCTGCTTCTAATCGTTAGTTTGCTTGTCCCGCTTCTCCATCTCTTTCCACAGCTTCTTCATGTGGGACAGTATTTATCGTAG
- a CDS encoding lactonase family protein — MTKKTFAFIGSYADAANPGVYTCQYDTEDGSLELTHQVDGLQNPTFLTVDATNWRLYALTEGLDANQQRCGAASAYTVNPANGDLTFLNNEITLPATTCHIQLDHDNQVVMVASYHGGMVGLSPILDDGGIGTTADIQQHHGASVLTVQDRPRAHSVFLDRTSRYIGVCDLGLDKIKLYKLDLAEKKLFPHSEVQVNPGSGPRHFAFHPSYAFGYVINELSSTVTAFRYDEERGELTEIQTISTLPDTFEGENACADIHVSPDGRFLYGSNRGHESIVVYAIDAATGLLSIVEYAPVLGKHPRNFAISPDGKHVLVANKDTDNIVSFSRDAVTGKLKPTGSELKLSKPVCIKFAETQ; from the coding sequence ATGACGAAAAAGACATTTGCTTTCATAGGATCTTACGCTGACGCGGCTAATCCAGGTGTATACACCTGTCAATACGATACGGAGGATGGCAGCTTGGAGCTCACGCATCAAGTAGATGGTTTGCAGAATCCAACCTTTTTAACTGTCGATGCGACAAATTGGAGACTATATGCGTTGACGGAAGGCTTGGATGCTAATCAGCAGCGCTGCGGTGCGGCTAGCGCTTATACGGTTAATCCTGCCAATGGGGATTTAACATTCCTGAATAATGAGATAACCTTGCCAGCAACGACATGTCATATTCAGCTAGATCATGACAACCAAGTCGTGATGGTCGCCAGCTATCATGGCGGAATGGTTGGTTTATCTCCAATATTAGACGATGGCGGCATAGGGACAACAGCGGATATTCAGCAGCATCATGGAGCAAGCGTCCTCACCGTGCAGGATAGACCCCGTGCACATTCTGTTTTCTTGGATCGCACCAGCCGTTACATAGGGGTTTGCGACTTAGGCTTGGACAAGATAAAGCTGTATAAACTTGACCTAGCGGAGAAGAAACTGTTTCCTCATAGCGAAGTGCAAGTCAATCCGGGATCAGGTCCAAGGCATTTTGCTTTCCACCCGTCCTATGCATTCGGGTATGTGATCAATGAACTAAGTTCGACGGTTACGGCGTTCCGTTATGACGAAGAACGCGGAGAATTAACAGAAATTCAAACGATTTCTACCTTGCCTGATACGTTTGAAGGTGAAAATGCTTGCGCGGATATTCATGTATCTCCAGATGGCCGCTTTCTATATGGCTCAAATCGCGGACATGAAAGCATTGTGGTATATGCGATTGATGCCGCGACAGGGTTATTATCCATCGTGGAATATGCGCCTGTGCTTGGCAAACATCCGCGTAATTTCGCCATTTCGCCTGATGGGAAGCATGTGCTCGTAGCCAATAAGGATACGGACAATATCGTTTCCTTCTCCAGAGATGCGGTAACCGGCAAATTAAAGCCAACCGGAAGCGAGCTTAAACTGTCCAAACCAGTTTGCATTAAATTCGCCGAAACACAATGA
- a CDS encoding MGMT family protein produces MTPFTERVIQIIRSIPEGKVMTYGQIARLAGSPRGARQVVRILHAMSTKHRLPWHRVINAKGEIAIQDDEGSHMQSFLLQAEGVTITDQRFVSLAHFQHQDEEFI; encoded by the coding sequence ATGACACCGTTCACGGAGCGTGTTATTCAAATCATCCGATCCATCCCTGAGGGCAAAGTCATGACGTATGGACAGATCGCGCGACTTGCCGGTAGTCCAAGGGGAGCTAGGCAGGTTGTGCGTATTTTACATGCGATGAGCACCAAACATCGTCTACCTTGGCATAGAGTGATTAATGCCAAAGGTGAAATCGCGATACAGGATGATGAGGGATCACATATGCAAAGCTTTCTTCTGCAAGCAGAAGGGGTAACGATCACAGACCAACGATTCGTTTCATTGGCTCATTTTCAGCATCAAGACGAAGAATTCATATAG
- a CDS encoding transcriptional regulator encodes MKFEQAFEAFMSSQIMEETNNRRRERLERGLGYAEIEFLRSVWYPAAGNFNHLYPEWEVKDFSNSYRYLDFAYMPGQVKGAIEIQGYGSHARDMEIWRFKDLCIRHCYLALDGWVVMPLAFPSITESPKQCQQLILSFIGKFISTHVPVSLSWVENETIRFARGLLRPFPPSELSAHLKVSTKYARIILHRLCDMQLLVVTKGQERARMYQLNLAV; translated from the coding sequence ATGAAATTTGAACAAGCGTTCGAGGCATTCATGTCTTCACAAATTATGGAGGAAACGAACAATCGCAGGCGAGAACGGTTAGAGCGTGGGCTCGGCTATGCAGAAATAGAATTTCTACGAAGCGTTTGGTATCCAGCGGCAGGAAATTTCAATCACTTATACCCTGAATGGGAGGTAAAAGATTTCTCCAACAGCTATCGTTATTTGGACTTTGCCTATATGCCCGGTCAAGTAAAAGGCGCGATCGAGATTCAAGGCTATGGCTCCCACGCCCGAGATATGGAAATTTGGAGATTCAAGGACCTGTGTATTCGGCACTGTTATCTGGCTTTGGACGGATGGGTCGTCATGCCGCTTGCCTTTCCTTCAATTACAGAGTCACCCAAGCAGTGCCAGCAGCTTATTCTTTCTTTTATCGGAAAATTTATTTCGACGCACGTGCCCGTATCTCTGTCTTGGGTTGAAAACGAAACCATCCGATTCGCACGAGGCTTGCTTCGTCCCTTCCCACCATCTGAACTTTCAGCTCATCTCAAAGTCAGCACAAAATACGCAAGGATAATTTTGCATCGTTTATGCGACATGCAACTGCTAGTTGTTACGAAAGGGCAGGAACGAGCCCGCATGTACCAGTTGAATCTAGCCGTTTAA
- a CDS encoding alpha-L-rhamnosidase has protein sequence MGSTQITNLTCEYRVNPIGLDTLSPRFTWQFQADDNNMVQTAYHIQVADVLHSFDSDHLVWDSGKVGSEQSDLIAYEGSALHSRHRYYYRIKAWDQSELELEWSETAFFELGLLGENDWSASWITPDGDSIDPNEAAAFYLRKTFATHKPISKATIYATSLGIYELELNGVRVGDWEFTPGWTSYRHRLQVQSYDVTAALQQGELHTIGAVLANGWYKGNLAWKDQHSIFGEVRALLLQLHIDYADGTSEVVASDDTWRASTGPIRMSELYHGETYDANLEQDAWSLPRGKVEEWHAVTLLAHSKSILIMQENEPARITERLKPIDVIQTPSGETVLDFGQNMVGKVHMRLDLPVGSRIQLLHAEVLDRDGNFYIGNLRSAKQTVTYICKGGGEEQYEPHFSFQGFRYVKVLGWPLDVALEADRFTGHVIHTDMVAKGNFVCSNPLLNQLQANIVWGQRGNFLDVPTDCPQRDERLGWTGDAQVFIRTAAFNYGVAPFFSKWLRDLKADQYENGGVPFVIPHVLSETDHSSSAWGDAAVICPWTLYQVYGDTRVLEEQYDSMKAWITYMRNQGENEYLWNTGFHFGDWLGLDAKEGSYIGATPRDLIASCFYAYSTSLFIKAAKVLGRREDVTEYSELYEHILAAFNEEFMTPSGRLAAHTQTAHVLPLMFGLVSGRARERLAKTLAEYVVEQNYHLTTGFVGTPYLCQVLSDNGYHDVAVKLVQQEDYPSWLYAIHKGATTIWEHWDGIKPDGSFWSDNMNSYNHYAYGSIGDWLYRTVAGLDSDDEQAGYKRLIFRPRTDSALEFAKAAFQSNYGLNRSEWRKEADGTVVYVFELPPNTTGGVTLRGASAAVVTINDQTLSQGTDSKLIDPTDEELHLELGSGVYEIRVAPSGMR, from the coding sequence ATGGGAAGCACTCAAATTACGAACTTAACGTGTGAATATCGCGTGAATCCAATCGGCTTGGATACGCTCTCACCGCGATTCACTTGGCAATTCCAAGCGGATGATAACAATATGGTGCAAACAGCGTATCATATTCAAGTGGCAGATGTCCTGCATTCTTTTGATTCGGATCATTTGGTCTGGGATTCAGGGAAAGTAGGGTCGGAGCAATCTGATCTTATTGCTTATGAAGGTTCAGCGCTGCATTCGCGGCATCGCTATTATTATCGAATCAAGGCCTGGGATCAGTCTGAGCTTGAACTGGAGTGGAGTGAAACCGCATTCTTCGAGTTGGGACTGCTGGGAGAGAACGACTGGTCGGCTTCCTGGATTACCCCGGATGGGGATTCAATTGATCCGAATGAAGCTGCCGCTTTTTATCTCAGAAAGACATTTGCAACACACAAACCGATAAGCAAAGCAACGATCTATGCTACGAGTTTAGGCATTTATGAACTTGAATTGAACGGGGTGCGTGTTGGAGACTGGGAGTTCACCCCGGGGTGGACCAGTTATCGTCATCGATTGCAGGTACAGAGCTACGATGTGACCGCAGCTCTTCAGCAAGGCGAACTGCATACGATTGGTGCCGTGCTGGCCAACGGCTGGTACAAAGGAAACTTGGCATGGAAAGACCAGCATAGTATCTTCGGCGAGGTAAGAGCCTTGCTGCTTCAACTGCATATTGATTATGCGGACGGAACTTCCGAGGTCGTCGCAAGTGATGATACGTGGCGTGCCTCGACGGGACCTATTCGTATGTCGGAACTTTATCATGGCGAAACCTATGATGCCAATTTGGAACAGGATGCATGGAGCTTGCCCAGAGGTAAAGTTGAAGAGTGGCACGCAGTTACGTTGCTGGCTCACTCCAAAAGCATACTGATTATGCAAGAGAACGAGCCCGCGCGCATAACAGAGCGGTTAAAACCTATAGACGTAATCCAGACGCCTAGCGGAGAAACCGTCTTGGATTTCGGCCAGAATATGGTGGGGAAAGTGCATATGCGCTTGGACTTGCCTGTAGGAAGCCGCATTCAGCTGCTGCATGCCGAAGTGCTCGATCGAGATGGGAATTTCTATATTGGAAATCTTCGTTCAGCCAAGCAAACCGTCACCTATATTTGCAAAGGAGGCGGTGAGGAACAATACGAGCCTCACTTCTCTTTCCAAGGATTTCGCTATGTGAAAGTACTTGGATGGCCACTGGACGTTGCATTGGAAGCGGATCGCTTCACAGGGCATGTCATCCATACGGATATGGTTGCCAAAGGCAACTTTGTTTGCTCCAACCCACTGCTTAATCAATTGCAGGCCAACATTGTTTGGGGACAAAGAGGGAATTTCCTTGACGTTCCAACTGATTGTCCACAGCGAGATGAGCGTCTTGGATGGACAGGAGATGCGCAGGTATTTATTCGGACGGCAGCTTTTAACTATGGTGTGGCGCCATTTTTCAGCAAATGGCTGCGGGATTTGAAAGCGGATCAATATGAGAATGGCGGCGTGCCCTTCGTAATTCCACATGTTTTGTCTGAAACGGATCACTCCTCCTCCGCTTGGGGAGATGCGGCTGTCATTTGCCCTTGGACACTGTATCAAGTTTATGGGGATACTCGCGTGCTTGAAGAGCAGTATGACAGCATGAAAGCCTGGATTACTTATATGCGTAATCAAGGAGAGAATGAATACCTGTGGAATACGGGGTTTCATTTCGGAGATTGGCTTGGGCTCGACGCCAAAGAAGGCAGCTACATAGGCGCTACACCAAGGGATTTAATAGCGAGCTGTTTCTATGCCTATTCCACTTCGCTGTTTATTAAAGCTGCTAAGGTCCTCGGACGTAGGGAGGACGTTACTGAATACAGTGAATTATATGAACATATTTTAGCTGCATTCAACGAAGAATTCATGACACCCAGCGGACGCTTGGCTGCACATACACAGACAGCTCATGTCCTTCCCCTCATGTTCGGGTTAGTCTCAGGCCGCGCACGTGAGCGTTTGGCTAAGACATTAGCCGAATATGTGGTGGAACAAAACTATCATCTGACAACTGGGTTCGTGGGAACTCCTTATCTGTGTCAGGTTCTTTCTGACAATGGCTATCACGATGTTGCGGTTAAGCTTGTTCAGCAGGAAGACTATCCTTCCTGGTTGTATGCGATCCACAAAGGAGCCACGACGATCTGGGAGCACTGGGATGGCATTAAACCGGATGGTTCATTCTGGAGTGACAATATGAATTCCTATAACCACTATGCTTATGGCTCCATTGGTGATTGGCTGTATCGAACTGTCGCGGGGCTTGATTCTGACGATGAGCAGGCAGGGTACAAACGGTTAATCTTCCGACCGAGGACGGATTCTGCCCTTGAATTTGCCAAAGCTGCTTTCCAATCCAATTATGGTTTGAACCGCAGTGAGTGGAGAAAAGAAGCAGACGGTACAGTGGTGTATGTGTTTGAGCTTCCTCCTAACACGACGGGGGGGGTCACGTTGCGAGGAGCTAGTGCAGCAGTTGTTACGATTAATGATCAGACGTTGAGTCAGGGGACAGACAGCAAGTTGATTGATCCAACCGATGAGGAGCTGCATCTGGAACTGGGATCAGGTGTCTATGAAATCCGTGTAGCACCGAGTGGAATGCGATAA
- the murI gene encoding glutamate racemase yields MRIAFFDSGIGGISVLHEAMRQLPQEDFLYFADTLHVPYGTKSKDEVLAFVKACVETIHHEEVKALVIACNTATSIAIAELRKLYDMPIIGMEPAVKPALEMNRSSGKRVLVFATPLTLKESKYRELVSRIDDTGMVDSLPLPELVEFCEQLQVEGPRINDYFHAQLAPFDLDSFGTVVLGCTHYPFYRRALRNLLPSHIQIVDGSSGTVKRLIQLLEHRGQLQGEGHGDLKFMCSSNDAVHILKMEKALNVFRDVGV; encoded by the coding sequence ATGAGAATAGCTTTTTTTGATTCAGGAATAGGCGGAATATCGGTCTTGCACGAAGCCATGAGGCAGTTGCCTCAGGAAGATTTTTTATATTTTGCTGATACGCTGCACGTTCCCTACGGGACGAAATCCAAGGATGAGGTTCTTGCTTTTGTCAAAGCCTGCGTGGAAACCATTCATCATGAGGAAGTCAAAGCGCTCGTCATTGCTTGCAATACGGCGACCAGCATTGCGATTGCAGAGCTTAGAAAGCTTTATGATATGCCTATCATTGGGATGGAGCCCGCGGTGAAACCTGCGCTAGAGATGAACCGTTCATCGGGCAAAAGGGTGCTGGTATTCGCGACGCCGCTAACGCTGAAGGAATCCAAATATCGCGAACTGGTTTCTCGCATTGATGATACAGGCATGGTGGATTCGCTGCCATTGCCTGAGTTGGTTGAATTCTGCGAGCAGCTTCAAGTGGAAGGTCCACGGATTAACGATTATTTTCACGCTCAGCTGGCGCCTTTCGATCTAGACTCATTTGGCACCGTCGTTCTGGGCTGCACACATTATCCTTTTTACAGACGTGCCTTGCGCAACCTGCTGCCGTCACATATCCAGATTGTGGATGGCAGCTCAGGAACCGTGAAACGACTGATCCAGCTTCTGGAGCATCGTGGCCAATTGCAAGGAGAAGGACATGGCGATCTTAAATTCATGTGCTCAAGCAACGATGCTGTGCACATTCTTAAGATGGAAAAGGCGCTGAATGTATTCCGCGACGTTGGAGTCTAA
- a CDS encoding ATP-dependent Clp protease proteolytic subunit: MSDRTLYLFDGINKSSVKAIIEQIMKVNQFDDDKDKKEKDFKRVPIDLIINSNGGSVYDGLALINVIDNSKTPVHTYVYGLAASMSLLIAVSGHKRHAGRLSTFMYHSVSTHIDGHLEHLKNRVDETQRLQNIYDQYILSKTTLSIEELLRVQENQRNWYMSPDEALSVGIIDEIV, translated from the coding sequence ATGAGTGACAGAACCTTGTATCTTTTCGATGGCATCAATAAAAGCTCTGTGAAAGCAATCATCGAGCAAATCATGAAAGTAAATCAATTTGATGATGACAAAGATAAAAAAGAGAAGGATTTCAAGCGCGTCCCCATTGACCTGATCATTAATAGCAACGGGGGCAGCGTGTACGATGGGTTGGCGCTAATCAATGTAATTGATAATAGCAAGACGCCAGTGCATACCTATGTGTATGGACTTGCTGCAAGCATGAGCTTACTGATAGCTGTTAGTGGACATAAGCGGCACGCGGGCAGACTGAGCACGTTTATGTATCATTCCGTATCCACTCATATAGATGGGCATTTGGAGCATCTGAAAAACCGCGTGGATGAAACACAGCGCCTGCAAAACATTTATGATCAATATATTCTATCGAAAACGACGCTGAGCATAGAAGAGCTGCTTCGCGTTCAGGAGAACCAGCGTAATTGGTATATGAGCCCTGATGAAGCCTTGTCGGTAGGGATCATTGATGAAATTGTATAG